From the genome of Muricauda sp. SCSIO 64092, one region includes:
- a CDS encoding DNA polymerase beta superfamily protein translates to MKRKILNKLSEIEREKNIEILFAVESGSRAWGFASPDSDYDIRFVYKHNKDWYLNLWEQKDSIQFMTDEDLDGSGWDVRKALKLLAKSNASFLGWLFSPIVYRANAAFLNEIKELAANNFNPVSGFYHYHSMNRGFEETLGSDRMTLKSFFYAIRTALCAKWVYEKDTIPPVFFKELYPLIDVEYHRMLDNLILLKSKHIEKSNEPVAPVLIELVKQVVNENEGVKNDLINRKPNPKEFNNLFLKTIS, encoded by the coding sequence ATGAAAAGAAAAATTCTAAATAAGCTCTCAGAGATAGAGCGAGAAAAGAATATAGAGATACTATTCGCTGTAGAATCGGGAAGCAGGGCTTGGGGCTTCGCTTCGCCGGATTCAGATTATGACATTCGTTTTGTGTACAAGCATAATAAGGATTGGTATTTGAATCTTTGGGAGCAAAAAGATTCCATTCAATTTATGACTGATGAGGATTTGGATGGTTCTGGATGGGATGTTCGAAAAGCACTCAAATTGTTAGCAAAATCCAATGCCTCCTTTTTGGGATGGTTGTTTTCTCCTATTGTTTATAGGGCGAATGCTGCCTTTCTCAACGAGATAAAGGAATTGGCCGCAAACAATTTCAATCCTGTTTCCGGATTTTATCATTATCATAGTATGAACAGGGGTTTTGAAGAAACCTTGGGTTCAGATAGAATGACGTTGAAAAGTTTCTTTTATGCTATTCGCACTGCCTTATGTGCTAAATGGGTGTATGAAAAGGATACGATTCCTCCTGTGTTTTTTAAGGAACTATATCCTTTAATCGATGTAGAATATCATAGGATGTTGGACAATCTAATACTCTTAAAGAGCAAGCACATCGAAAAAAGTAACGAACCTGTTGCCCCTGTTTTGATTGAGCTGGTCAAACAAGTGGTTAATGAAAATGAAGGTGTGAAAAATGATTTGATCAACCGGAAACCAAATCCTAAAGAATTCAATAACCTCTTTTTAAAAACCATATCATGA
- a CDS encoding DNA polymerase beta superfamily protein, giving the protein MTIEELKKSGSIIFECISGSRAYGLDTPSSDTDIRGVFILPKQHFYSLDYIGQVNNESNDIVYYELRKFIELCSKNNPNILELLNVPEECILYKHEIFNEIRLQLFLSKQCEKSFANYAYAQIKKARGLEKKIVNPVEKERKSVLDFCFVYNQGRSLPLNIFLEKNNIQQEHCGISNIAHLKDCHNLYHNPNIPFKGIIKSDKANDIALSSIPKEETPIGMLFFNKDGYSSYCKKYKEYWDWVGKRNEERYKTTVSHGKNYDSKNMMHTFRLLHMAKEIASEHTIHVKRPDREFLLDIKHGKYEYDELVGWAENLKRDLENQYVESILPIRPQINAINDLLCALREKFYLENLGARH; this is encoded by the coding sequence ATGACCATAGAGGAGCTAAAGAAATCCGGGAGCATTATTTTCGAATGCATCAGCGGAAGTAGGGCCTATGGACTGGACACACCCTCATCCGACACGGATATCAGGGGTGTGTTCATTCTTCCCAAGCAACACTTTTATTCTTTGGACTACATAGGACAGGTAAACAACGAATCAAATGATATTGTGTATTATGAACTCCGCAAGTTCATTGAGCTTTGCTCAAAGAACAATCCGAACATATTGGAATTACTGAATGTTCCAGAAGAGTGTATTCTTTATAAACATGAAATTTTCAACGAAATAAGATTACAGCTTTTCTTATCAAAGCAATGTGAAAAATCATTTGCCAACTATGCCTACGCACAAATTAAAAAGGCCAGAGGACTAGAGAAAAAGATTGTGAATCCAGTTGAAAAGGAACGCAAGTCCGTTCTGGATTTTTGTTTTGTCTACAATCAAGGGAGGTCGTTGCCCCTGAACATATTTCTTGAAAAAAATAATATCCAACAAGAACATTGCGGTATATCCAACATAGCTCATCTAAAGGATTGTCACAACTTATATCACAACCCAAATATCCCATTCAAAGGAATCATAAAAAGTGATAAGGCAAACGATATTGCATTGAGCTCGATACCCAAGGAAGAAACACCTATTGGAATGTTATTTTTCAATAAAGATGGTTATTCATCATACTGTAAAAAGTATAAAGAATACTGGGATTGGGTAGGCAAACGAAATGAGGAACGCTATAAAACAACCGTGTCACATGGTAAAAACTACGATTCCAAAAATATGATGCATACCTTCAGGTTGCTACATATGGCCAAAGAAATAGCATCAGAACACACAATCCATGTCAAACGCCCGGATCGAGAGTTTTTATTGGACATAAAGCATGGAAAATATGAGTATGATGAGTTGGTAGGTTGGGCAGAAAATCTGAAACGAGATTTAGAAAATCAATATGTTGAATCCATTTTACCAATTCGCCCACAAATTAACGCTATAAATGATCTATTGTGCGCTCTTCGAGAAAAGTTCTATTTGGAAAATTTGGGAGCAAGACATTAA
- a CDS encoding slipin family protein — MKRVRINAGKVGLVFKKGDYQKVIPQGTHWVGLKTKVMVYDLTEAFIAPIALEILLRDQSLEAMLHVIEVKDAELVLVSENGNLKQVLTAGKYAFWKGLIDYGFVKADLSKIYITEDISKAMLGHPQLRAYVRTLEVAAYEKAVLLVDDVYIKTLESGTYYFWKNDITIKIARADMRQLQLEISGQELLTKDKAAIRINCYTQYKVMDIERALLDNKDYEKQLYIAMQLVLLAYIGTYTLDELLERKESIAEAVFADIKETAAQLGVTVLSCGIRDVILTGEMKEIMNQVLVAQKRAQANIITRREETASTRSLLNTAKLMEENEMLFKLKEMEYVEKIADKIGEITVSGNGGMVKQLKEIFAVNK; from the coding sequence ATGAAAAGAGTACGAATCAATGCAGGAAAAGTAGGTTTGGTCTTCAAAAAAGGAGATTACCAAAAGGTGATTCCCCAAGGAACACACTGGGTAGGCCTCAAAACCAAGGTTATGGTATATGACCTTACCGAAGCCTTTATAGCTCCCATAGCATTGGAAATCTTGCTACGGGACCAAAGCTTGGAAGCCATGTTGCATGTTATTGAAGTCAAGGATGCTGAATTGGTTTTGGTTTCTGAAAACGGAAATTTGAAACAAGTCCTTACTGCGGGCAAATATGCTTTCTGGAAAGGTTTGATCGATTATGGGTTCGTCAAGGCGGACTTGAGCAAAATCTATATCACGGAAGATATCAGCAAGGCAATGTTGGGTCATCCTCAATTACGGGCCTATGTTCGTACTTTGGAAGTTGCGGCTTATGAGAAGGCTGTTCTTTTGGTGGATGATGTGTATATCAAAACACTGGAAAGCGGTACATACTACTTTTGGAAAAATGATATCACCATCAAAATTGCCCGGGCCGATATGCGTCAATTGCAATTGGAAATCTCTGGTCAGGAACTGTTGACCAAAGACAAGGCTGCCATTCGTATCAACTGCTATACCCAGTATAAGGTTATGGATATCGAAAGGGCCTTATTGGACAACAAAGACTATGAAAAGCAATTGTACATCGCAATGCAGTTGGTCTTGCTTGCCTACATCGGCACCTACACCTTGGATGAGCTTTTAGAGCGTAAGGAAAGCATTGCGGAAGCCGTGTTTGCAGATATCAAGGAAACCGCTGCCCAGTTGGGTGTTACCGTTTTGAGCTGTGGTATTCGTGATGTAATCCTGACCGGTGAAATGAAAGAGATCATGAACCAGGTTTTGGTGGCCCAAAAACGCGCTCAGGCCAATATCATTACCCGACGTGAAGAGACCGCTTCTACCCGAAGTTTGTTGAACACCGCAAAGCTGATGGAAGAAAACGAGATGCTCTTTAAGTTGAAGGAGATGGAGTATGTTGAAAAAATCGCCGATAAAATCGGGGAGATTACCGTCTCCGGAAATGGGGGTATGGTCAAACAATTGAAAGAGATTTTCGCTGTCAATAAATAG
- a CDS encoding SIR2 family protein: MEIAGENILFLLGAGASHEAEIPISFQMVDQIEMLVIDDPKWSQFKELYYYLKSSIQYADGIFGNFNDPFNVEKLLIVITEIEKRDKNIMYPFIGTWNMRLMDLAGDNFTNLTAFKELIINKLNEWVRLKDYGKANYYEGFASLKNEIGNLLRVFTLNYDLCFERVVGKSQSIELGFDSSTKEWHYANFDSHDSKDFFLYKLHGSINWYTTDEQISKLKISDDPVESPELIFGIQHKMTSIDPYFFFSSEFRKLCLEAETKLIICLGYSFSDDYINNIISQAVIEKDEAKILIVAGPNDDGDKLVKSVSKKLKITKESILVEPIGAKKFLLEKMNKDYLTQHIHDSKDAPFQ; encoded by the coding sequence ATGGAAATTGCAGGAGAGAACATACTGTTTTTGCTAGGCGCGGGCGCAAGCCATGAAGCGGAAATTCCGATTTCATTTCAAATGGTAGATCAAATAGAAATGTTAGTAATAGATGATCCTAAATGGTCCCAATTCAAAGAATTGTACTACTATCTAAAAAGTAGCATTCAATATGCTGATGGTATTTTTGGAAATTTCAATGATCCTTTTAATGTTGAGAAGCTACTAATTGTAATTACAGAAATAGAAAAGAGAGACAAGAATATTATGTATCCATTTATTGGCACATGGAATATGAGATTAATGGATTTAGCAGGAGATAATTTTACCAATCTAACTGCCTTTAAGGAGCTAATTATTAACAAGCTGAACGAGTGGGTAAGACTAAAAGACTACGGAAAAGCGAATTATTATGAAGGTTTTGCTAGTCTAAAAAATGAAATAGGAAATCTTTTAAGAGTGTTTACTCTAAATTACGACTTATGTTTTGAAAGGGTAGTTGGTAAAAGTCAAAGTATAGAGTTAGGTTTTGATTCGAGTACTAAAGAGTGGCATTATGCCAACTTTGATTCACATGACAGCAAGGACTTTTTCCTATATAAACTACATGGTTCAATTAATTGGTATACAACTGACGAACAAATTAGTAAGTTGAAGATTAGTGATGACCCGGTTGAATCTCCAGAATTAATTTTTGGTATTCAGCACAAAATGACATCAATTGATCCATATTTTTTCTTTTCATCGGAATTCAGAAAACTATGCTTGGAGGCTGAGACTAAGTTAATAATATGCTTAGGTTATAGTTTTTCTGATGATTATATAAATAATATTATTTCACAAGCGGTTATTGAGAAGGATGAAGCCAAAATTTTGATTGTAGCTGGTCCAAATGATGACGGCGATAAGTTGGTAAAAAGTGTTTCAAAAAAGTTGAAAATCACAAAAGAATCAATTCTTGTTGAACCAATTGGGGCAAAGAAGTTTCTGCTAGAAAAGATGAATAAAGATTATCTTACTCAACACATCCATGATTCTAAAGATGCACCCTTCCAATAA
- a CDS encoding ribonuclease H-like YkuK family protein → MKIAVNKWRNFSGKAFDKSITTLVEEAIVREQKAGYRLKICVGSDSQAYKSYVAYATVVVILREGKGGFMFIKNLKGTTKISTKERMLKEVAMSVETAYAICHILDRYDVELEVHADINTDPKFESNVALKEAMGYILGMRFVFKAKPNAFASSSCADLAV, encoded by the coding sequence ATGAAAATAGCAGTCAACAAATGGAGAAATTTTAGTGGTAAAGCTTTTGACAAGTCCATCACAACACTTGTCGAGGAGGCCATAGTCAGGGAGCAAAAGGCGGGATATCGACTTAAGATTTGTGTAGGGTCCGATTCGCAAGCCTATAAATCTTATGTTGCCTATGCAACTGTAGTGGTTATACTTAGGGAAGGCAAAGGAGGATTTATGTTTATCAAAAATCTGAAGGGAACTACTAAAATAAGCACTAAAGAACGAATGCTCAAAGAGGTAGCCATGTCTGTTGAAACAGCCTATGCCATCTGTCATATTCTTGACAGATACGATGTCGAACTTGAAGTTCATGCGGATATCAATACGGATCCAAAATTTGAATCAAATGTGGCATTAAAAGAAGCTATGGGCTATATCCTTGGGATGAGGTTTGTTTTTAAGGCAAAACCCAATGCTTTTGCAAGTTCATCTTGTGCAGACTTGGCGGTATAA